The Pseudanabaena galeata CCNP1313 genome includes a region encoding these proteins:
- a CDS encoding DUF1565 domain-containing protein, translating into MNKFPCPSLINIVFLASLATPSIAWAQPAQQKIVYVSPQGTDAQAYRTITAAIAANPQEGTIFQLSNGTYSAASGESFPIRLPKGAILRGNPSANGSNVIISGGGRFVSPTFASQNIAIVAATNSRIEGVTVTNSNPRGYGLWLESSRNVVIANNSFVRSTHDGIFLTGSANAYIGNNLFTNNKGSGISALGTSTGEIRDNRFENTGFGLSIGQQSQVVLANNNISRNVDGIIISNTAQPTLRGNAIADNQRNGLVVLSSSNGSPRPDLGTTISLGNNTFRNNREFDINNATTIPLTAVGNQITQSKVKGLLDLRASSSPITNASPIASIRPAPLPAIPASPTNTGNAIPIQSNPNPSPTTVFVPAKPPSASQALPSAVISTNPSAANNAPTSIIIERDYSTPASPPRVTALPPVSVDPSTGKPFQYRVVVPATSTAMTQRIRKIVPDAFRLSRSGRTVMQVGAYSESATANQLVQKLAQSGLRAEIIPFR; encoded by the coding sequence ATGAATAAGTTTCCCTGTCCTAGTCTTATTAATATAGTTTTTCTTGCCTCACTCGCCACACCCTCGATTGCTTGGGCGCAACCTGCTCAACAAAAGATTGTTTATGTATCTCCACAAGGTACTGATGCACAGGCTTATCGAACGATCACGGCTGCGATCGCAGCCAATCCCCAAGAAGGAACAATCTTTCAATTAAGTAATGGTACATATAGCGCCGCCAGTGGCGAAAGTTTTCCGATTCGTCTTCCTAAAGGTGCAATTCTACGCGGTAATCCTAGTGCAAATGGAAGTAATGTAATCATTAGCGGTGGTGGTCGCTTTGTTAGTCCTACCTTTGCCAGTCAAAATATTGCGATCGTCGCCGCAACTAACTCCCGCATCGAAGGCGTTACAGTCACCAATAGCAATCCACGGGGGTACGGACTATGGTTAGAGTCCAGTCGCAATGTGGTTATTGCCAACAACAGCTTTGTGCGTAGTACCCACGACGGCATTTTCCTCACAGGCAGTGCTAACGCTTACATCGGCAATAATCTATTTACGAACAACAAAGGCAGTGGTATTTCGGCTCTTGGTACAAGCACAGGGGAAATCCGTGATAACAGGTTTGAGAATACAGGCTTTGGACTGTCGATTGGACAACAATCTCAGGTGGTGTTAGCAAATAATAATATCTCTCGCAATGTCGATGGAATTATTATTTCTAACACGGCTCAGCCAACGCTGCGCGGCAATGCGATCGCTGATAATCAGCGTAACGGTTTAGTAGTTCTCAGTAGTTCCAATGGCTCTCCTCGTCCTGACCTTGGCACGACGATTTCGCTAGGAAATAATACCTTCCGAAACAACCGTGAATTTGATATTAACAATGCTACAACTATTCCTTTAACAGCCGTAGGCAATCAAATTACTCAATCGAAAGTTAAGGGATTATTGGATTTAAGAGCATCGAGTTCTCCAATTACCAATGCTAGCCCCATCGCTTCTATCCGTCCTGCCCCACTTCCTGCAATTCCCGCATCGCCTACAAATACAGGAAATGCTATTCCGATTCAATCCAATCCTAATCCTTCTCCTACTACAGTATTTGTACCAGCCAAGCCACCTAGCGCTAGTCAAGCGTTGCCAAGTGCGGTGATTTCCACTAACCCTAGTGCTGCTAACAATGCGCCAACGTCGATCATCATTGAGCGTGACTATAGCACTCCAGCTAGCCCCCCTAGAGTTACCGCTTTACCACCTGTGTCTGTCGATCCTTCTACAGGCAAGCCTTTTCAATATCGGGTAGTTGTTCCTGCGACTTCCACTGCTATGACCCAAAGGATAAGAAAGATTGTGCCTGATGCATTTAGGTTATCGCGTAGTGGTCGCACTGTGATGCAAGTAGGAGCCTACAGTGAGAGTGCCACGGCAAATCAACTAGTGCAGAAACTCGCCCAATCTGGTTTAAGAGCAGAAATCATTCCCTTTCGCTAG
- the thiC gene encoding phosphomethylpyrimidine synthase ThiC: protein MTVGLKLNSAPTRRGEYRGTQMHCARQGIITEEMQYVAWRENLPVELVRAEVARGRAIIPANKNHTNLEPMGIGIAFRCKVNANIGASPNSSNIDEEVAKLHLSVKYGADTVMDLSTGGGDLDVIRTAIINASPVPIGTVPIYQALESVHGRMENLTPDDFLHIIEKHAEQGVDYQTIHAGILIEHLPLVKNRLTGIVSRGGGILARWMLHHHKQNPLYTHFNDIIEIFKKHDVSFSLGDSLRPGCLHDASDAAQLAELKTLGQLTRRAWEHDIQVMVEGPGHVPMDQIEFNVRKQMEECSEAPFYVLGPLVTDIAPGYDHITSAIGAAMAGWYGTAMLCYVTPKEHLGLPNAEDVRNGLIAYKIAAHAADIARHRPNARDRDDELSTARYNFDWNKQFELSLDPERAKEYHDETLPADIYKTAEFCSMCGPKFCPMQEKVDAEAISELEKFLAKAPVTSA from the coding sequence ATGACAGTTGGACTAAAGCTTAACTCTGCACCCACAAGGCGCGGAGAATATCGCGGTACGCAAATGCACTGCGCTCGTCAAGGCATCATCACTGAAGAGATGCAGTATGTGGCGTGGCGCGAAAATCTGCCTGTGGAATTGGTACGTGCCGAGGTTGCTAGAGGTCGGGCGATTATTCCCGCTAACAAGAATCACACTAATCTTGAGCCTATGGGCATCGGTATTGCCTTCCGATGCAAAGTTAATGCCAATATCGGTGCATCACCTAACTCTTCTAACATTGACGAAGAAGTTGCCAAGCTGCATCTATCGGTCAAGTATGGCGCAGATACCGTGATGGACTTGTCCACAGGTGGCGGTGATTTAGATGTGATCCGTACTGCGATTATTAATGCTTCACCAGTTCCCATCGGTACTGTTCCCATTTACCAAGCGCTCGAAAGTGTGCATGGCAGAATGGAGAATCTGACTCCAGATGATTTTCTACATATCATTGAGAAGCACGCTGAACAAGGCGTTGATTATCAAACTATTCACGCAGGGATCTTGATCGAGCATCTTCCTCTAGTCAAGAACCGTCTTACGGGAATTGTTTCTCGTGGTGGTGGTATTTTGGCTCGATGGATGTTGCACCATCACAAGCAAAACCCTCTCTATACCCACTTCAATGACATCATCGAAATCTTCAAGAAGCATGATGTATCGTTCAGCTTAGGCGATTCTCTTCGCCCTGGATGTTTGCATGATGCCTCTGATGCAGCACAACTTGCAGAATTGAAAACCCTCGGACAGCTAACCCGTCGTGCTTGGGAACATGATATTCAAGTCATGGTCGAAGGTCCTGGACATGTGCCGATGGATCAAATCGAGTTCAATGTGCGTAAGCAAATGGAAGAATGCTCAGAAGCTCCTTTCTATGTGCTGGGTCCCTTGGTTACTGACATTGCCCCTGGATATGACCACATCACTTCCGCGATCGGTGCAGCGATGGCTGGTTGGTATGGTACTGCCATGCTTTGCTATGTCACACCGAAGGAACATCTCGGTTTACCCAATGCAGAAGATGTGCGTAATGGCTTGATTGCTTATAAGATCGCCGCTCATGCTGCCGATATTGCGCGTCATCGTCCTAACGCCCGCGATCGCGATGATGAGCTATCAACTGCACGTTACAACTTCGATTGGAACAAACAGTTTGAGTTATCCCTCGATCCAGAACGTGCTAAGGAATATCACGATGAGACTTTGCCTGCGGATATCTATAAGACCGCAGAATTCTGCTCAATGTGTGGGCCTAAGTTCTGTCCGATGCAAGAGAAAGTTGATGCTGAAGCAATTTCCGAGCTTGAGAAGTTTCTCGCCAAAGCGCCTGTAACTTCGGCTTAA
- a CDS encoding Uma2 family endonuclease, whose translation MVTQLAKKTYTVDEYLELEIASETRNEYRNGEIIPMTGGTPNHTEIAVNLLSIVKIALRGKPFRLFSADQRLWIPAVKIHTYPDVMVASKPLEMQDGRKDTITNPCFIAEVLSRSTQNYDRSEKFAAYRTINTFQEYVLIDQYRIHVEHHVKTAVNQWLFSEYDDPSVTISLQFADLQIQIADLYDNIDFT comes from the coding sequence ATGGTTACTCAACTTGCCAAGAAAACTTACACCGTTGACGAATACCTAGAGCTAGAAATAGCGTCAGAAACTCGCAACGAATATCGTAATGGAGAAATTATTCCAATGACTGGTGGAACACCAAACCATACTGAAATCGCCGTAAATTTGTTGTCAATTGTCAAAATTGCCCTGCGTGGCAAACCTTTCCGTCTATTTTCAGCCGATCAGCGGCTTTGGATTCCTGCTGTTAAGATCCATACCTATCCTGATGTAATGGTTGCATCAAAACCTTTGGAAATGCAAGATGGTCGTAAAGATACAATTACCAATCCTTGCTTTATTGCGGAAGTGTTATCTAGATCCACCCAGAACTATGATCGCAGCGAAAAATTTGCTGCTTACCGAACTATTAATACTTTTCAGGAATATGTATTAATCGATCAGTATCGTATCCATGTAGAGCATCATGTGAAAACTGCGGTCAATCAATGGCTATTTTCGGAATATGATGACCCTTCAGTAACAATTTCTCTGCAATTTGCAGATTTACAAATTCAAATAGCCGATCTTTACGACAATATTGATTTCACTTAA
- a CDS encoding Uma2 family endonuclease — protein sequence MTQAIIATPETANNALATEASSEEKLLWTSADLELMPDNDSRYEIINGELYVTRAPHNKHQDTCGNFHYELKAWSKVSKLGYSVFGAGLIFGDSDDVIPDVIWMSKEKYADLIDDTGHFRGAPELVIEVLSAGTDNEKRDRQVKLKLYSNHGVLEYWIADWRAKQIQVYRRENGVLKLAMTLFETDTLTSPLLPEFSCLISQIFT from the coding sequence ATGACTCAAGCGATCATTGCTACACCTGAAACTGCTAATAATGCCCTTGCTACTGAAGCATCGTCAGAAGAAAAACTTTTATGGACTAGTGCTGACTTAGAACTAATGCCCGACAACGACAGCCGTTATGAAATTATTAATGGAGAACTTTACGTGACCAGAGCGCCTCATAATAAGCATCAAGATACTTGTGGTAATTTTCATTATGAGCTTAAAGCTTGGTCAAAAGTATCGAAGTTAGGATACTCGGTATTTGGAGCAGGGTTAATCTTTGGTGACAGTGATGATGTCATTCCTGATGTGATCTGGATGAGTAAAGAGAAATATGCAGATTTAATCGATGATACGGGACATTTTCGGGGTGCGCCTGAATTGGTAATTGAGGTACTATCAGCAGGAACTGATAATGAAAAGCGCGATCGCCAAGTTAAGTTAAAGCTTTATTCAAATCATGGCGTATTGGAATATTGGATTGCTGATTGGCGAGCCAAGCAAATTCAAGTTTATCGGCGCGAAAATGGTGTCCTCAAACTAGCGATGACTTTATTTGAAACTGATACGCTCACATCGCCACTTTTGCCAGAGTTTTCCTGTCTAATATCCCAGATTTTTACATAG
- the cobU gene encoding bifunctional adenosylcobinamide kinase/adenosylcobinamide-phosphate guanylyltransferase, with product MISLVTGATRSGKSEWAEHLAIRSQKNVIYIATATRYPDDAEWEARLQKHSDRRPENWQTLEVPIELAKSILEIKSDSAYILVDSLGTWLANLLEESEESWVKIENELLEAIQVCAVDITFVSEEVGWGLVPEYKLGRIFRDRLGGLSRRIGAIADAVYLVTGGYAVNLTQIGERLP from the coding sequence ATGATTAGTTTAGTAACGGGCGCAACTCGCTCAGGCAAAAGTGAATGGGCTGAGCATCTAGCAATACGATCGCAAAAAAATGTAATTTATATCGCCACAGCAACTCGTTATCCCGATGATGCGGAATGGGAAGCGCGTTTACAGAAACATAGCGATCGCCGTCCTGAAAATTGGCAAACGCTGGAAGTTCCCATTGAACTAGCCAAAAGTATTTTAGAGATTAAGAGTGATTCTGCTTATATTCTGGTGGATTCCCTTGGTACTTGGCTAGCGAATCTTTTAGAAGAGAGTGAAGAATCTTGGGTAAAGATTGAGAATGAATTATTAGAAGCGATTCAAGTATGTGCAGTCGATATTACGTTTGTGTCTGAAGAGGTAGGCTGGGGGCTGGTTCCTGAATATAAATTAGGGAGGATATTTCGAGATCGCCTTGGTGGTCTGAGTCGCAGAATTGGTGCGATCGCTGATGCTGTTTATCTAGTCACAGGAGGCTATGCAGTTAATCTCACCCAAATTGGCGAAAGATTGCCATGA
- a CDS encoding LexA family protein, whose protein sequence is MESDDPHQSKFRQLKSSRHDPSALNIQLLTNKNVVNIGSWTKEQVSGLAESVRDIHLPDMSTKLELPLQNCSVPAGFPSPAEDYVEHRLDLNSYLVTHPAATFFVRASGNSMTGANIHDGDLLIVDRSIEAAHNDIVIAVVLGEITVKRLHYLRGEIALVPENESYQTIFINEHSDLHIWGVVTNAIHCVRPKSRKKIRPSRLQ, encoded by the coding sequence ATGGAAAGTGACGATCCGCATCAAAGTAAATTTAGGCAACTAAAAAGCAGTAGACATGATCCATCTGCTCTCAATATTCAGTTGCTAACCAATAAGAACGTCGTCAATATTGGATCATGGACAAAAGAACAGGTTAGTGGGCTTGCCGAAAGTGTTAGAGATATTCATCTTCCTGATATGAGTACTAAACTAGAATTGCCATTACAGAATTGTTCTGTTCCTGCGGGATTCCCTTCTCCTGCGGAAGACTATGTGGAACATAGGCTCGATCTCAATAGTTATTTAGTAACTCATCCTGCGGCGACTTTTTTTGTGAGAGCTTCAGGGAATTCCATGACAGGAGCAAATATCCATGATGGTGATTTGTTGATCGTCGATCGCTCGATTGAAGCCGCCCACAATGACATTGTCATCGCTGTCGTGCTAGGAGAAATCACCGTCAAACGCTTGCATTACCTGAGAGGAGAAATTGCCCTAGTTCCTGAAAACGAAAGCTATCAAACCATTTTCATTAACGAACATTCCGACCTACATATTTGGGGAGTTGTCACCAATGCCATCCACTGTGTTAGACCAAAAAGTCGAAAAAAGATTCGCCCTAGTCGATTGCAATAA
- a CDS encoding Y-family DNA polymerase → MPSTVLDQKVEKRFALVDCNNFYVSCERLFNPAIIGKPVVVLSNNDGCVVARSQEVKNLGIKMGVPVFRIYELIKRHNIQVYSSNYSLYGDLSGRVMSTLAYFAPDVEIYSIDEAFIDLSGFRYRDLTTYGSEIRQKVQQWVGIPVSVGIAPTKTLAKLANLMAKQSSSGVFDLSVYPSIDKILSQVDVGDLWGVGSKYANWLKERRITTALDLKEAHEGLIRSKMGIVGVKLQRELRGESCLSMELVDNPKKGTCVSRSFPQSINKLSELKEAIASFTHRAAEKLRRQKQAASVITVFARTSPFRDNFYSNSATAELDLSTNYTLELSRVASHLTESVYRQGQNFKKAGVIMTGLVSEQQIQGNLFDVSNDEQKQRSRNLMSVMDTINEIYGRDTLRFATTGVIQVWKSKSEQRSPKYTTCWQDLLEVL, encoded by the coding sequence ATGCCATCCACTGTGTTAGACCAAAAAGTCGAAAAAAGATTCGCCCTAGTCGATTGCAATAACTTTTACGTTTCCTGCGAACGTTTGTTTAATCCTGCGATCATTGGTAAACCCGTAGTAGTTCTCTCCAATAATGATGGCTGTGTAGTAGCGCGATCGCAGGAAGTCAAGAATCTTGGAATTAAAATGGGTGTACCTGTATTCCGAATTTATGAACTGATCAAGCGCCATAATATTCAAGTCTATTCCTCAAATTACAGTCTCTACGGCGATCTATCGGGTCGAGTCATGTCCACACTGGCTTATTTTGCACCTGATGTGGAAATCTACTCAATTGATGAGGCATTTATCGATTTGTCGGGATTTCGATATCGCGACTTAACGACCTATGGCAGTGAAATTCGTCAAAAAGTGCAGCAATGGGTAGGAATTCCCGTGTCCGTAGGAATTGCCCCCACCAAAACCTTGGCAAAGCTAGCTAATCTCATGGCAAAGCAATCTAGTTCAGGAGTTTTTGATCTCAGTGTCTATCCATCTATAGATAAGATTCTATCTCAAGTGGATGTGGGCGACCTTTGGGGTGTTGGCTCCAAATATGCGAATTGGTTGAAAGAAAGAAGAATAACTACAGCTTTGGATTTGAAGGAAGCCCATGAAGGCTTGATTCGGAGCAAGATGGGTATTGTCGGTGTGAAACTACAAAGAGAGTTAAGGGGAGAATCTTGCCTATCAATGGAATTGGTAGACAATCCTAAAAAAGGAACCTGTGTCTCGCGCTCTTTTCCGCAGTCGATCAATAAGCTGTCTGAACTAAAGGAAGCGATCGCCTCTTTTACCCATCGAGCCGCCGAAAAACTGCGACGGCAGAAACAAGCTGCCAGTGTGATCACCGTCTTTGCGAGAACTAGCCCTTTTCGCGATAATTTCTACTCTAATAGCGCTACCGCAGAATTAGATTTATCAACCAACTACACGCTCGAACTATCCCGTGTTGCGTCCCATTTAACCGAAAGTGTTTATCGTCAAGGACAAAATTTTAAAAAAGCTGGTGTGATTATGACAGGGCTTGTGTCTGAGCAACAAATTCAAGGAAATCTTTTTGATGTTAGTAATGATGAGCAAAAGCAGCGATCGCGTAATCTGATGAGCGTGATGGATACGATCAATGAAATATATGGCAGAGATACTTTGCGATTTGCGACTACTGGAGTGATTCAAGTTTGGAAATCTAAATCTGAACAGCGATCGCCAAAATACACAACCTGTTGGCAAGATCTACTTGAAGTCTTATAA
- a CDS encoding alpha-ketoacid dehydrogenase subunit beta, whose translation MAEVTFFNALRAAIDEEMERDPAVYVLGEDVGHYGGSYKVTKDLYKKYGDLRLLDTPIAENSFTGMAIGSAMTGLRPIIEGMNMGFLLLAFNQISNNAGMLRYTSGGNFKIPIVIRGPGGVGRNLGAEHSQRLETYFQAVPGIKMVACSTPYNAKGLLKSAIRNDNPILFFEHVLLYNLKEDIPDEEYLLPLDKAEIVREGSDVTILTYSRMRYHVLKAVETLVDKGYDPEVIDLISLKPLDMETIVTSLRKTHRIVIVEEGMRCASIGSEIIASINDNYFDELDAPIIRLAALDVPTPYNGGLENLTIPQPEDVIDAVEKLLA comes from the coding sequence ATGGCAGAGGTTACTTTTTTCAACGCCCTCCGAGCAGCGATCGATGAGGAAATGGAGCGCGATCCAGCCGTTTATGTTTTAGGCGAAGACGTGGGGCATTATGGCGGCTCCTACAAAGTAACCAAAGACCTTTACAAAAAATACGGTGACTTGCGCCTGCTGGACACCCCGATCGCTGAAAACAGCTTCACAGGTATGGCGATCGGCTCCGCGATGACAGGTTTGCGCCCAATCATCGAAGGCATGAACATGGGCTTTTTGCTGCTAGCCTTTAACCAAATCTCCAATAATGCAGGGATGTTGCGCTATACCTCTGGCGGTAATTTCAAAATCCCCATCGTCATTCGTGGCCCTGGTGGCGTGGGACGCAACCTCGGTGCAGAACATTCACAGCGTCTCGAAACCTACTTTCAAGCTGTTCCGGGCATTAAAATGGTGGCTTGTTCCACCCCTTACAATGCTAAAGGCTTGCTGAAATCGGCAATTCGTAACGATAATCCGATCCTCTTCTTTGAGCATGTGTTGCTATACAATCTCAAGGAAGATATTCCTGACGAAGAATATTTGTTGCCTCTCGACAAAGCCGAGATCGTGCGTGAAGGTAGCGATGTCACCATTCTCACCTACTCAAGAATGCGCTATCACGTTCTCAAAGCGGTCGAGACCCTAGTTGACAAAGGTTACGATCCTGAAGTGATTGACTTGATTTCCCTGAAGCCTTTGGACATGGAAACCATTGTTACTTCGTTGCGTAAAACCCATCGGATTGTGATTGTTGAAGAAGGAATGCGCTGTGCCAGTATTGGTTCAGAGATTATTGCTTCGATCAATGACAATTACTTTGACGAGCTTGATGCACCGATTATCCGTCTTGCAGCGCTTGATGTACCAACTCCCTATAACGGTGGCTTGGAAAATCTGACCATTCCTCAACCTGAAGATGTGATTGACGCAGTTGAAAAATTACTTGCTTAA
- the pyrR gene encoding bifunctional pyr operon transcriptional regulator/uracil phosphoribosyltransferase PyrR, translating into MSQSKIVEILSEDELRRTINRLASQIVEASGDLSNVVLLGVYTRGVPLSVAIAKQIHTLEGVLVPSGALDITFYRDDLDKIGLRTPSKTEIPFDLNGKTIVLVDDVIYSGRTIGAALSAIHDYGRPKVVRLLALIDRGHRELPIHPDYVGRTLPTSKDEQVKVFLTAAGDDRDGVELIKPID; encoded by the coding sequence GTGTCACAATCCAAGATTGTCGAAATTTTATCTGAAGACGAGTTACGACGCACGATCAATCGTCTGGCTTCGCAAATTGTTGAGGCTAGCGGCGATCTATCTAATGTTGTCCTGCTCGGTGTCTATACTCGTGGTGTGCCGCTAAGTGTGGCGATCGCCAAGCAGATTCATACTCTTGAGGGTGTCTTAGTTCCTTCAGGCGCATTAGATATTACTTTTTATCGGGACGATCTCGATAAGATTGGACTGCGAACACCGAGTAAAACTGAGATTCCCTTTGACCTCAATGGCAAAACGATTGTTTTAGTCGATGATGTTATTTATAGCGGAAGAACGATTGGAGCAGCCCTGAGCGCAATCCATGATTACGGTCGCCCCAAGGTTGTGAGGTTATTGGCTCTGATTGATCGCGGTCATCGCGAGTTACCGATCCATCCTGATTATGTGGGAAGGACATTACCAACTTCCAAGGATGAGCAAGTTAAAGTATTTTTGACTGCCGCAGGGGATGATCGCGATGGAGTCGAGTTAATTAAACCTATCGACTAG
- the trxA gene encoding thioredoxin, with amino-acid sequence MSSAIAVTDASFEQDVLKSDIPVLVDFWAPWCGPCRMVAPVVEEVATQYEGKIKVFKLNTDENPSVAGQYGIRSIPTLMLFKGGQRVDVVVGAVPKTTLSTTIEKHLDS; translated from the coding sequence ATGTCATCAGCGATCGCCGTCACAGATGCTAGCTTTGAGCAGGACGTACTTAAAAGTGACATCCCTGTTCTAGTAGATTTTTGGGCCCCTTGGTGTGGACCCTGCCGCATGGTTGCTCCTGTAGTGGAAGAAGTCGCCACACAATATGAGGGCAAAATCAAAGTTTTCAAGCTTAATACCGATGAGAATCCTAGCGTAGCTGGACAATATGGCATTCGCAGTATTCCCACGCTCATGTTATTTAAGGGTGGTCAGCGTGTGGATGTGGTTGTCGGTGCTGTCCCCAAAACAACACTATCTACTACAATCGAAAAGCATTTAGATAGCTAA
- a CDS encoding AmpG family muropeptide MFS transporter — translation MNTIAQFFRVFQSRKMAALLSLGFASGLPYALTDDAFRAWLTSAKFDLGTIGWLGLVSLPYSLKFLWSPFIDRFVPPFLGRRRGWILITQGGLILAILAIALQMFTIGNILPTERTGALPVLAIAALILAFLSATQDIAIDAYRTDVLEAQEVGAGIGIWVLGYRIALLFAGFVGFNLASRLGWAWVYVLLAIIMSFGLIATIIAPEPPEVEARPATLDEAVVKPFQEFFQRLGISKVLLILVFTIFYRFSDAMVGKMAVPFLKTLFDDGTIGTVRQGIGVVATIVGTLAGGAILSKIGVNRSLWVFGFLQAISNIGYYAISVVGKNDYVLLAAINVENFCSGLGTAGFLGFLMVLCNPSFSATQFALLSSLFAVGRDLLASPFSGESAQFIQRNMPSWTAINQNLWLAGSDGKGWALFFLFTLLLALPGMMFLPFFAPWNGEFKKVDSLPID, via the coding sequence ATGAATACGATCGCCCAATTTTTTCGAGTTTTTCAGAGTCGCAAAATGGCGGCGCTTTTGTCCCTAGGATTTGCGTCGGGGCTACCCTATGCGCTCACCGATGATGCATTTCGTGCATGGCTTACCAGCGCTAAGTTTGACCTTGGTACGATTGGTTGGCTGGGCTTAGTTTCACTGCCCTATTCGCTCAAATTTCTATGGTCGCCGTTTATTGATCGCTTTGTGCCACCATTTTTAGGACGACGCAGAGGTTGGATTTTAATAACTCAGGGCGGTTTAATCCTTGCTATTTTAGCGATCGCCTTACAAATGTTTACGATTGGCAATATTTTGCCTACAGAAAGAACGGGGGCTTTGCCAGTCTTGGCGATCGCGGCGTTGATTCTTGCCTTTCTTAGTGCCACCCAAGATATTGCGATCGATGCTTATCGTACCGATGTTTTAGAAGCCCAAGAAGTTGGCGCAGGAATTGGCATTTGGGTATTAGGCTATCGCATTGCCTTGCTATTTGCAGGATTTGTAGGATTTAATCTGGCAAGCAGATTAGGTTGGGCATGGGTATATGTGCTTTTAGCAATCATCATGAGCTTTGGACTAATTGCCACGATCATTGCTCCTGAGCCTCCAGAAGTGGAAGCGCGTCCAGCGACCTTAGACGAAGCTGTAGTTAAACCTTTTCAAGAATTCTTTCAACGTTTGGGTATATCCAAAGTATTGCTAATTCTCGTATTCACGATCTTCTATCGGTTTAGTGATGCGATGGTTGGGAAAATGGCAGTTCCTTTTTTAAAAACTTTGTTTGATGATGGCACGATTGGCACGGTTCGGCAGGGAATTGGGGTGGTTGCTACAATTGTCGGTACTTTGGCTGGGGGAGCCATTCTGAGCAAAATTGGGGTCAATCGATCGCTATGGGTTTTCGGATTTCTCCAAGCAATTAGTAATATCGGCTATTACGCAATTTCTGTAGTAGGCAAAAATGATTATGTTTTACTGGCCGCGATTAATGTCGAGAACTTTTGTAGTGGTTTAGGAACCGCAGGTTTTTTAGGCTTTCTGATGGTGCTATGCAATCCTAGTTTTTCAGCAACTCAATTTGCCTTGCTATCGAGTCTATTTGCGGTTGGACGCGATCTATTAGCTTCACCATTTTCAGGGGAGTCAGCCCAATTTATTCAACGCAACATGCCTTCATGGACAGCAATTAATCAAAACCTTTGGCTAGCTGGCAGTGACGGCAAGGGTTGGGCGTTATTTTTCTTGTTTACATTGCTATTAGCGCTCCCAGGGATGATGTTTTTGCCATTTTTCGCACCTTGGAATGGAGAGTTTAAAAAAGTGGATTCCCTACCAATTGATTAA
- a CDS encoding DUF3120 domain-containing protein has translation MFLNPDKVELEERTLARSTSTVQALPLTANVPSAFPQYLSQYLLSLASLVQHWRIWFAALFLVSVPVFFEAPLVRYAPWLSLICTVGWLAIAKHLQADPKTKIWGSLVWGFSLTWLCGSLYWGWLRWEPAYHVPVEALALPWAIWATRQDAYRVGGWFYIGSLLGTAITDFYFYIANLFPNWKALMQVEANISLAQPILKNALALVETPWGMTWACALAALLLMTGNRAMRSPDLGYWAFGGAVLGTIFVDLLFFSVAILG, from the coding sequence TTGTTTTTAAATCCTGACAAGGTTGAATTAGAGGAGCGCACCTTAGCACGTTCTACATCAACAGTTCAGGCTCTACCCTTAACTGCAAATGTTCCGTCTGCGTTTCCCCAATACTTATCGCAATACTTACTTTCCCTCGCTTCCTTAGTGCAGCATTGGCGAATTTGGTTTGCGGCTCTTTTTTTAGTATCCGTACCTGTCTTTTTTGAAGCTCCCCTTGTGCGCTATGCCCCTTGGTTGAGTTTGATTTGTACCGTCGGTTGGTTAGCGATCGCCAAGCATCTCCAAGCAGACCCCAAAACTAAAATATGGGGCAGCTTAGTCTGGGGCTTTAGCCTCACTTGGCTATGTGGCTCCCTCTATTGGGGCTGGTTACGTTGGGAGCCAGCCTATCACGTACCTGTCGAAGCTTTGGCTCTACCTTGGGCGATCTGGGCAACTCGTCAAGATGCTTACCGAGTCGGCGGTTGGTTCTATATTGGCTCATTATTAGGAACTGCGATTACCGATTTCTATTTCTACATCGCAAATCTTTTTCCAAATTGGAAAGCTTTGATGCAAGTTGAAGCCAATATCAGCCTCGCTCAACCAATTCTAAAAAATGCTTTAGCTCTGGTAGAAACTCCTTGGGGAATGACTTGGGCTTGTGCTTTAGCAGCATTGCTCTTGATGACAGGTAACCGAGCCATGCGATCGCCTGATCTAGGTTATTGGGCTTTTGGTGGTGCGGTGCTAGGTACGATTTTTGTGGATTTGCTATTTTTTAGCGTTGCCATATTGGGATAA